A genomic stretch from Erysipelothrix sp. HDW6C includes:
- a CDS encoding TraB/GumN family protein, giving the protein MKTIHYNNKTIHFVSTAHVSKDSVVEVKEVIETYLPDAVCIELDDNRAHNIRNKDQTKDIDIKEIIKSKKVGAFIANLILSSYQKRMADDLETSVGQEMVQAMESANAVNARIYNIDRDIQITFKRIWGNLSLFKKVNLAATLITSLFSKDEIDAEEIENLKESDLLFDAVKELDETMPDVSLRLLHERNYYMAEKIKSINAETLVVVIGAAHTEGIIEALNESHSISELNAVPQKRKRNISGWIVPGIIITLLIALTFKNPSVGFAQFATWIGLSAGLATLGAILTGAHPLTIATTLITAPIGTLSPFLAVGFFAGLMEAYQRPPRVSDFDNIAEDISKPKMWFKNKVLRILLIMIVTNLMSSVGTFIAGGSIIKNLFKF; this is encoded by the coding sequence ATGAAAACTATACACTACAATAATAAAACCATTCATTTTGTCTCCACAGCGCACGTTTCCAAGGATTCAGTTGTCGAGGTAAAGGAAGTCATAGAAACATATCTTCCCGATGCCGTATGCATTGAGCTTGATGACAATCGCGCGCATAACATTCGGAACAAAGATCAAACCAAAGATATTGATATCAAAGAAATAATTAAAAGTAAAAAGGTAGGCGCATTTATTGCAAACCTGATTCTGTCTTCATACCAGAAACGAATGGCTGATGATTTGGAAACATCTGTCGGTCAAGAAATGGTTCAAGCGATGGAAAGTGCCAATGCTGTGAATGCTCGCATTTATAATATTGATCGTGATATTCAAATTACCTTTAAGCGTATTTGGGGAAATCTGTCACTTTTTAAGAAAGTGAACCTTGCTGCCACCCTTATTACCAGCTTATTTTCTAAAGATGAAATCGATGCTGAAGAAATTGAGAACCTCAAAGAAAGCGATCTGCTTTTCGATGCCGTCAAGGAACTTGACGAAACAATGCCCGATGTCTCCTTGCGTCTGTTGCACGAACGCAATTACTACATGGCAGAGAAAATAAAGAGCATCAATGCGGAAACCTTAGTTGTCGTTATTGGAGCAGCGCATACCGAAGGGATTATTGAAGCTCTCAATGAATCGCATTCAATATCAGAGTTGAACGCAGTTCCACAAAAAAGGAAACGAAATATCAGTGGTTGGATTGTTCCTGGCATTATCATCACCCTCTTAATTGCATTAACATTTAAGAATCCTAGTGTTGGGTTTGCCCAGTTTGCAACATGGATTGGTCTTAGTGCTGGTCTTGCGACCCTGGGGGCGATCCTAACAGGCGCACATCCACTGACGATTGCGACAACGCTTATCACAGCACCCATCGGGACTTTAAGCCCCTTTCTTGCTGTTGGGTTTTTCGCAGGACTCATGGAGGCGTATCAACGCCCACCGCGTGTATCTGACTTCGATAACATTGCCGAGGATATCTCAAAACCAAAAATGTGGTTTAAGAATAAGGTATTGCGCATTCTTCTAATCATGATTGTCACCAACCTTATGAGTTCCGTCGGAACATTCATCGCAGGTGGAAGTATCATAAAAAATCTCTTTAAGTTTTAA
- a CDS encoding ABC transporter permease subunit, whose protein sequence is MQSLQIKLNRKSFTLWSLTLFVLVLAFMAFYPSMANDAMKELVNGKLDALPESILSVIGFESFPDFTNLNVYHGYIMQYMNFGLAIYAMTLGLNSYIKEEHDGTIEFLFAQPQTRLEMMLGKLRGNLILVTGIASVLVFSSIVSFVLYKPDSLSLMQAVSDNVAVLASFYVMGYIFLLIGMGISMLVPSNVSVTGIAMSVVFLPYFFGIMAQMVESLSVLKGLSILHAFMPSQILAGSPNVVAIVAWVCAGVGLFLYGLLKFQGRDIRV, encoded by the coding sequence ATGCAATCATTACAGATTAAACTCAATCGAAAAAGTTTCACGCTATGGTCGTTGACGCTGTTTGTTTTGGTCCTTGCTTTTATGGCGTTCTACCCCTCCATGGCAAATGATGCGATGAAAGAGTTGGTGAATGGAAAATTGGATGCACTACCGGAATCCATTCTAAGTGTGATTGGGTTCGAGTCATTTCCGGACTTTACCAATCTTAATGTTTATCATGGGTATATTATGCAGTACATGAATTTTGGTTTAGCGATCTATGCAATGACATTGGGGTTAAACAGCTACATCAAAGAAGAACACGATGGTACGATTGAATTTCTATTTGCACAACCGCAAACACGATTGGAAATGATGCTAGGAAAACTTCGCGGGAATCTCATCCTTGTAACAGGAATTGCGAGTGTGCTCGTGTTCTCAAGTATTGTTTCGTTTGTACTGTATAAACCGGATTCACTTTCGTTAATGCAAGCAGTCAGTGATAACGTTGCCGTTCTCGCATCTTTCTATGTGATGGGTTATATATTTCTTTTAATTGGCATGGGGATTTCAATGCTTGTTCCCTCCAATGTATCGGTAACAGGTATCGCAATGAGTGTGGTATTTCTCCCTTACTTCTTTGGGATTATGGCGCAGATGGTCGAATCTCTCAGTGTGTTAAAGGGGTTATCCATTCTTCACGCGTTTATGCCAAGCCAGATACTTGCAGGCAGCCCAAACGTTGTGGCGATTGTTGCATGGGTGTGTGCTGGGGTTGGTCTTTTTCTCTATGGTTTATTGAAATTTCAAGGGAGAGATATTCGAGTATAA
- a CDS encoding ABC transporter ATP-binding protein: protein MIRIENLSKFYGKKAAIKDVCLEISDGEIYGFIGPNGAGKSTTIKAMLNYIFADAGTVTIDGLDSVVENKTIKSLVGYVPSEVNFYPELTGYEVIALSMKFHGCTDDAYAHSLCREFQIDETKKMRDLSLGNKKKVAIVSALVLNPKILIMDEPTNGLDPLIQNILFTHLRKQSEAGVTVFISSHNLREIQEHCDRVAFIKDGAILKVINLDDYNLTGKFVSASGDVLELKKMATKILRDEDHKVSFIYEGDLNALLVALSKTALTDVTIEEVSIEHQFIEYYKEEADHAIITD, encoded by the coding sequence ATGATTCGTATCGAAAATTTATCAAAATTCTATGGAAAAAAAGCAGCCATCAAGGACGTTTGCTTGGAAATAAGTGATGGGGAGATTTATGGTTTTATTGGACCGAATGGTGCGGGGAAGTCAACAACGATAAAAGCAATGTTGAACTATATATTTGCAGATGCAGGAACCGTTACGATTGATGGCTTAGATTCTGTTGTAGAGAACAAAACGATTAAGTCACTTGTTGGGTATGTTCCCAGTGAAGTTAATTTTTATCCCGAACTGACAGGATATGAAGTTATTGCACTGTCAATGAAGTTTCATGGGTGTACCGATGACGCATATGCACACAGTCTTTGTCGTGAATTTCAAATTGATGAAACAAAGAAAATGCGTGATTTGTCTTTAGGGAATAAAAAGAAAGTTGCGATTGTGAGTGCATTGGTCTTAAATCCTAAAATATTGATTATGGACGAGCCAACCAATGGCTTGGATCCTTTAATTCAGAATATTCTTTTTACGCATTTACGGAAGCAATCGGAAGCCGGTGTGACAGTATTTATTTCAAGTCACAATTTGCGTGAAATTCAAGAACATTGCGATCGCGTAGCATTTATAAAAGATGGTGCGATTCTTAAGGTGATTAATCTTGATGATTACAATTTAACTGGTAAGTTTGTCAGTGCGAGCGGGGATGTTTTGGAACTTAAGAAAATGGCCACAAAAATATTACGCGATGAAGACCACAAAGTATCGTTTATTTATGAAGGCGATCTAAATGCGCTCTTGGTCGCGCTATCTAAAACCGCACTGACGGATGTTACCATTGAGGAAGTATCAATTGAACATCAATTTATTGAATACTATAAGGAGGAAGCTGATCATGCAATCATTACAGATTAA
- a CDS encoding MFS transporter — translation MRNYINKHKMPVFIVLNLLLTIGMNLAHPVTPSLMKGLNLAPHVFGVSFAAMCTTNFIFALIWSNVANGMKKSKILAISSIGYALAQIIFGLAHTEGTIYIARLLSGIFAGGFQVGFMSFIVNEADESEQSKYITMSSVIVSVGSALGFFFGGFLGDIDVRMTFMIQAVLHIVLGVAVYVLLAPTEVIDEHIEWGMIKASNPFKIIGDSRYLIRGFMATLLIVTFTTSIGSTLFDQSFNYYIKDIFNFAPSQNGIIKFITGLFAVILNIILIRRSRGKQIFNKSFLKTLFIAMGILAIIVGFIPSVSGFVSVSLIWFAAYTVMIPALQNSVLSLKSSPEEGNKLAGLYNSLMMFGKIFGALLTSAVYTINPVSSFIVSGTLFVLSFTILVFSKHD, via the coding sequence ATGCGGAATTATATAAACAAACACAAAATGCCAGTATTTATTGTATTGAACTTATTGCTTACAATTGGGATGAATCTTGCCCATCCAGTAACACCATCGCTGATGAAGGGGCTCAATCTTGCGCCTCACGTATTTGGCGTTTCGTTTGCAGCGATGTGTACAACCAATTTTATCTTTGCGCTTATTTGGTCAAATGTTGCGAATGGAATGAAGAAATCCAAAATTTTGGCCATTTCATCAATCGGCTACGCGCTTGCACAGATTATTTTTGGTCTTGCTCATACGGAAGGAACCATATACATTGCCCGCTTATTGAGTGGAATTTTTGCGGGTGGTTTTCAAGTGGGGTTCATGAGCTTCATTGTTAATGAGGCAGATGAGTCGGAACAGTCAAAGTATATTACGATGTCATCGGTTATCGTAAGTGTCGGATCAGCTTTAGGATTCTTCTTTGGAGGATTTTTAGGGGATATCGATGTCCGTATGACGTTTATGATTCAAGCTGTGTTGCATATTGTGCTTGGCGTGGCGGTTTATGTGTTGTTGGCTCCGACGGAAGTTATTGACGAACATATTGAGTGGGGAATGATCAAGGCGTCCAATCCCTTCAAGATTATTGGCGATTCACGCTATTTAATTCGAGGATTCATGGCAACATTGTTGATTGTGACATTCACAACATCAATTGGATCAACGCTTTTCGATCAAAGTTTCAACTACTATATTAAAGACATCTTTAACTTTGCACCCAGCCAAAATGGAATTATCAAATTTATAACCGGTCTCTTTGCAGTGATTCTCAACATCATTTTAATCCGGCGTTCTCGGGGTAAGCAAATCTTTAACAAGAGTTTCTTAAAAACACTTTTCATTGCCATGGGGATTCTCGCAATCATCGTTGGGTTTATTCCAAGTGTCAGTGGGTTTGTGAGTGTTTCGCTTATTTGGTTTGCGGCGTACACAGTTATGATCCCCGCATTACAGAACTCAGTGTTATCGCTCAAATCCTCGCCTGAAGAAGGTAATAAATTGGCAGGATTGTATAATTCATTGATGATGTTTGGCAAAATATTTGGCGCCTTACTGACAAGCGCTGTGTATACAATAAATCCCGTTTCAAGTTTTATTGTTTCGGGAACGTTATTTGTTCTTTCATTTACGATCCTTGTATTTTCAAAACACGATTAG
- a CDS encoding sugar phosphate nucleotidyltransferase, whose amino-acid sequence MKDLTLVILAAGMGSRYGGLKQIDKFGANGEAIIDFSIFDAIEAGFNKLVLIIREEHEAIFEAELVGKIRPYINVEYAFQNINDVPAWFAGVEGREKPWGTTHALLAARNQVSGPFVIINADDYYGKQAFVEMARFLTEDVSDTEASMMGYIVDNTITDNGTVTRGVCQIKDGYLTDIVEMDGIKRTDVGVIGGPEGSLIPDGTQVSMNFWGFTPAIFTLMESKFERFLKEDVADNPMKAEALLPNDVGSLIHDGKLKVRVLDTPDRWFGVTYQEDKPMVLKQFETFQTDGTYPSKLWDKK is encoded by the coding sequence ATGAAAGATCTAACTTTAGTTATTTTAGCAGCCGGAATGGGAAGTCGTTACGGCGGTTTGAAGCAAATTGATAAATTTGGCGCAAACGGTGAGGCGATTATTGATTTCTCAATCTTTGATGCAATTGAGGCAGGTTTTAATAAATTAGTACTCATCATTCGTGAAGAGCATGAAGCAATTTTTGAGGCAGAATTAGTAGGGAAAATTCGTCCTTACATTAATGTAGAATATGCATTTCAAAATATCAATGATGTGCCAGCATGGTTTGCGGGTGTCGAAGGTCGTGAAAAGCCATGGGGAACTACACATGCATTGCTTGCGGCACGTAATCAAGTCAGTGGACCATTTGTTATTATCAATGCTGATGATTATTATGGGAAACAAGCATTTGTGGAAATGGCACGCTTCTTAACGGAAGATGTTAGTGACACAGAAGCATCAATGATGGGATATATTGTTGATAACACTATCACTGATAATGGCACGGTAACACGTGGCGTCTGCCAAATTAAAGATGGATACTTAACAGACATTGTCGAGATGGATGGCATCAAACGTACAGATGTTGGTGTTATCGGTGGTCCTGAAGGGTCGCTAATTCCGGATGGAACACAAGTATCCATGAACTTCTGGGGATTCACACCAGCTATCTTTACATTAATGGAATCAAAGTTTGAACGTTTCCTTAAAGAAGATGTCGCAGACAATCCAATGAAAGCAGAAGCCCTACTTCCTAATGATGTGGGTAGCCTTATCCATGATGGAAAACTAAAAGTTAGAGTCCTTGATACCCCTGATCGTTGGTTTGGTGTAACATACCAAGAAGATAAACCAATGGTCTTAAAACAATTTGAAACATTCCAAACAGATGGAACCTATCCATCGAAACTTTGGGATAAGAAATAG
- a CDS encoding SHOCT domain-containing protein encodes MENISSKTDNFAFSIYMGFKNKILKKLPTSEQPLYYFYGGVINSKSKKVPTMFVITNDNLYYMSPQPFATLGSVSLSSISNMRIDTKSDGSHLIVELAGSVVDFVFTGIGTPNKVIEKISEVKSTPTNHNGSGAVVSNLAQIKELKELLDIGAITQEEFDLKKSQLLDI; translated from the coding sequence ATGGAAAACATATCATCAAAGACGGATAATTTTGCTTTTTCGATTTATATGGGCTTTAAGAATAAGATTTTGAAGAAACTTCCCACCTCAGAACAACCTTTGTATTATTTTTATGGTGGCGTAATAAACAGTAAATCAAAGAAGGTTCCTACCATGTTTGTTATCACAAATGATAATTTGTACTATATGAGCCCGCAACCTTTTGCGACGCTCGGATCAGTTTCTTTGAGTTCGATTAGCAATATGAGAATTGATACCAAATCCGATGGCTCTCACCTAATCGTTGAACTCGCTGGATCTGTAGTTGATTTCGTTTTCACAGGGATCGGAACACCTAACAAAGTTATTGAAAAGATTAGTGAAGTGAAATCTACCCCAACCAACCATAACGGATCCGGTGCAGTTGTTTCAAACCTAGCTCAAATTAAAGAACTGAAAGAGTTGCTTGATATTGGGGCAATCACTCAGGAAGAATTCGACCTTAAGAAATCTCAGTTACTCGATATATAA
- a CDS encoding LytTR family DNA-binding domain-containing protein encodes MQIGKYIINNNPITHIDLSRRKIYIHHNNGVTKCYLPLKSFESDVFIRVHRSLIVNSERVAHYDGHKIIMDDGTVLYSSRSMRNNLYASQSVRY; translated from the coding sequence ATGCAAATAGGAAAATACATAATAAACAACAACCCAATTACACACATAGACTTAAGCAGAAGAAAAATATACATTCACCATAACAATGGAGTAACTAAGTGCTATCTACCATTGAAATCCTTCGAATCAGATGTCTTCATACGTGTGCACAGATCGCTCATAGTAAATTCCGAAAGAGTGGCACATTATGATGGCCATAAGATAATCATGGATGATGGCACAGTTCTATATTCGTCGAGGTCCATGAGAAATAATTTATATGCGTCGCAATCTGTCCGATACTAA
- a CDS encoding type II toxin-antitoxin system PemK/MazF family toxin → MNDLEVRLNQLDHAQKIFKIFIQNSASPKVNALPKWLDKKSNFLMNDIHIFNNRTEKQYKRGTLVFVDFGSNPGSEFCGPHYAIVMNKTDSDKSRTITVMPITSKKDDYKKGKHRIPIGYSVIMNILKKFEVDLDIKIEKALKFQRATINIKKRIELSKRSSDAPKLLAEMKRELVIEGLANRSMRKSTDIVKLWELVSKAEKVSNSEVLKIRNVLDKYTDVGKDSLLLPLNITTVDKVRIYNPINEFDPICRVRVEDDVLDLMDEAILNNYLK, encoded by the coding sequence ATGAATGACTTAGAAGTGCGCTTAAATCAATTGGATCATGCACAAAAGATTTTCAAGATTTTTATTCAAAACTCAGCAAGTCCCAAAGTTAATGCATTGCCAAAATGGCTTGACAAGAAATCCAACTTCTTAATGAATGATATTCATATATTCAACAATCGAACAGAAAAACAATATAAAAGAGGCACTCTAGTTTTTGTTGATTTCGGTTCAAATCCCGGCAGTGAATTTTGTGGTCCTCACTATGCGATTGTTATGAATAAAACAGATTCAGATAAATCGAGAACCATTACTGTAATGCCAATCACTTCAAAAAAAGATGATTATAAAAAGGGGAAACACCGCATCCCAATCGGGTATTCGGTGATTATGAACATCCTAAAAAAATTTGAAGTCGATTTAGATATTAAAATAGAGAAGGCTTTAAAGTTTCAAAGAGCCACAATCAACATTAAGAAGAGAATAGAGTTGTCGAAGCGTTCGAGTGACGCACCGAAGCTTCTCGCAGAAATGAAGCGAGAGCTTGTGATAGAGGGGCTAGCGAATCGGTCAATGAGAAAGTCCACCGATATTGTGAAGTTGTGGGAGTTGGTGAGCAAAGCGGAGAAAGTTTCGAATAGTGAAGTGTTAAAAATTAGAAATGTTCTTGATAAATACACTGACGTGGGGAAAGATTCATTGTTGCTCCCGCTAAATATCACAACAGTGGATAAAGTGAGAATCTATAATCCGATAAACGAGTTCGACCCCATCTGCAGAGTTCGCGTAGAAGACGACGTTCTTGATTTGATGGATGAAGCAATCTTAAATAATTATTTAAAGTAG
- a CDS encoding CHAP domain-containing protein has translation MGTFKIRKNGADLQSLPFYNTYGGGSFNALQDEYAPKSCGGTMSAMTNKNAAGNCTWYGVGRQQEATGYRVPLERRRGNAKDWSVDTNTPTVGALVVFVDAGYGHVAFVEKIENGEVYVSESAYSERGNDFLFKYGRTVSEICRVWDMTVKGYMLPDGEFTSYDDVQGELKAENGIVTATDKNGSNIRKGPSLSAERVDGLPYNEELPYTHYVINEGIVWVKTSKGYIARREADNSKEYSAARFVGEPAKPTPPKTNVGRYANLSGQTWLFKVSRTDETYPGGYNQLTDLANRSAKILEEDNGRVKISVPSFDPNIVWVANSQISVTDAPKYEIK, from the coding sequence ATGGGTACCTTTAAAATCAGAAAAAATGGGGCAGACTTACAAAGTTTGCCTTTTTACAACACTTATGGCGGCGGTAGTTTTAATGCGCTCCAAGATGAATATGCTCCCAAGAGTTGTGGTGGTACGATGAGTGCAATGACGAATAAAAATGCCGCAGGGAACTGTACATGGTATGGAGTTGGTCGCCAACAAGAAGCGACAGGTTATCGTGTACCATTAGAACGTCGTAGAGGAAACGCTAAAGATTGGTCGGTTGACACAAATACTCCAACAGTAGGCGCTTTAGTAGTATTCGTTGATGCAGGTTACGGCCACGTTGCTTTTGTTGAGAAAATCGAAAATGGCGAGGTTTATGTTTCTGAGTCCGCATATAGCGAACGAGGCAACGACTTCTTATTCAAGTATGGTCGTACTGTATCTGAAATCTGTCGAGTATGGGATATGACTGTAAAAGGATATATGCTCCCGGATGGAGAATTTACGAGCTACGATGATGTACAAGGTGAACTGAAGGCTGAGAATGGAATTGTAACAGCAACCGATAAAAATGGTTCCAACATTAGAAAAGGTCCATCACTTAGCGCAGAGCGAGTTGATGGACTTCCATATAATGAAGAGCTCCCATACACGCACTATGTCATTAACGAGGGAATTGTTTGGGTTAAAACCTCAAAAGGTTACATTGCCCGAAGAGAAGCGGATAACTCAAAAGAATACAGTGCCGCTCGATTCGTAGGCGAACCAGCGAAGCCGACACCACCAAAAACCAATGTAGGGCGTTACGCTAACTTAAGCGGTCAAACTTGGTTGTTTAAAGTCTCTCGAACAGACGAGACATATCCTGGCGGATATAATCAACTAACTGACCTAGCGAATCGATCAGCGAAGATTTTGGAAGAAGATAACGGGAGAGTAAAAATTAGTGTTCCGTCATTCGATCCAAATATTGTATGGGTCGCCAATTCACAAATCTCGGTTACAGATGCGCCGAAATATGAAATCAAATGA
- a CDS encoding tail fiber domain-containing protein translates to MKELLQTLGSGMRKRITLLSTNEVIEDIKDFKVSFDSNLWKPSVQSLTATIPGRLDLDNTDIKVELGVWDMNLTQDPTDEEITWYNFGTFIVARGGYEYSDDQNETTITNAYDLLARAYATWNLNDLGITYPNTIKNTVEAICALLGIPLAVDTWTRSNHVIEEDKWSNNDHTYMDALEQIAQFCNSTISIENDSLVVKEINHVIIDEISSGEKTMKREKSWGPANVLNVSREPQHDNYAYPENWEDIPLDERVELVFANNQIIDKRREELTPGIFDSISAVRYVPFEYSGFGYLTMKFGDYVSFVDKDGETYRSYITKGTWTATTGFQEMLGSDLTANVQSEFVVYTDRRRQGLNVYLMVDQQNGKIQTLVEEIGDRSDRTTSITQDLDSIELLVRSTAVGFNLIPNLNALLEIENNTYPLWTFEQGGLRTIFRAPERTRTMQSPTFDVVDDGLSLSGKSKQFYTVGTAKSEKAFIVPDSIYSYRCKRTIGNTPFDLYINEYNEKEELINRTKHTLDGQKMIEAISFTPAQLTMWASLEFVTRDDSLFNIAEEMFVRGNPVGWSEDANDVKIYARNLVTLLDNRLTVKITEVSDDIHNAGVEITAREGIRVYGKNFLVQNEDRTKDIFKVVTIDGEEQVYMYGSIQSEGGKIAFDSENKEIRIGEVKLKNWNANDTLGMYGSQFTLILGKNGGLSINKNIGGTASDWVIYKNFDNNTTTGYFDDLQTTSLRSDTIRANNAIDFVTMSRLTVTSNLNSNTLTATGVYPSSFAGSKWIGNGSARWEYIYLQNQPNVASDKRYKRNIAPIDPLLLDCFEDVQEMSFETIHDDKFSVGYIGQDVERALFKYCSIVWGYHDANEWMKKFKMLQKDESYLSLLYAEIKVIRIAVVDRRSKRLEEENRHMREQLENHEARMTRLEKLLLDKEEI, encoded by the coding sequence TTGAAAGAGTTATTGCAAACATTAGGGAGCGGAATGCGGAAACGTATCACGCTCCTTTCAACTAATGAAGTTATTGAAGATATAAAAGATTTTAAAGTTTCTTTCGATAGTAACTTATGGAAGCCTTCAGTGCAAAGTCTAACCGCAACCATTCCCGGACGACTTGATTTGGACAACACAGACATTAAGGTAGAACTCGGTGTGTGGGATATGAACTTGACACAGGATCCAACTGATGAAGAAATTACGTGGTACAACTTCGGAACATTTATCGTTGCAAGGGGTGGATATGAGTATTCTGACGATCAAAACGAAACAACGATTACCAATGCATACGACTTACTTGCTAGGGCGTACGCTACATGGAATTTAAACGATTTGGGAATAACATACCCAAACACGATAAAGAACACAGTGGAGGCTATTTGTGCGCTTCTCGGAATACCGTTGGCAGTCGACACTTGGACACGAAGTAATCATGTCATTGAAGAAGATAAATGGAGCAATAACGACCATACATATATGGATGCACTCGAACAGATTGCTCAATTTTGCAATTCCACTATATCAATCGAAAATGATTCTCTTGTCGTAAAAGAAATTAATCATGTAATTATTGATGAAATCTCAAGTGGCGAAAAGACGATGAAACGAGAAAAGAGTTGGGGGCCGGCGAACGTATTGAACGTTTCAAGGGAACCGCAACACGATAACTATGCTTATCCTGAAAACTGGGAAGATATTCCGCTTGATGAAAGAGTGGAATTAGTCTTTGCGAACAATCAAATCATTGATAAACGCAGAGAGGAATTAACGCCAGGAATCTTTGATAGTATCAGCGCAGTGAGATATGTTCCTTTCGAATATTCGGGGTTTGGATATCTAACAATGAAATTTGGTGATTACGTCTCCTTTGTTGATAAAGACGGCGAGACATATCGGTCATACATCACAAAAGGAACGTGGACAGCAACAACTGGATTCCAAGAAATGCTAGGGAGTGATTTGACAGCCAATGTTCAGAGCGAATTTGTCGTTTATACCGACCGACGCAGACAGGGTTTAAATGTATATCTTATGGTTGATCAACAAAACGGGAAAATTCAAACTCTAGTAGAAGAGATTGGCGACCGTAGCGATAGAACAACCTCCATCACACAAGACCTAGACAGCATCGAACTTTTGGTTAGGTCGACAGCAGTGGGATTCAATTTGATTCCAAACCTCAACGCTTTACTAGAAATTGAAAACAATACCTATCCATTATGGACTTTCGAGCAAGGTGGATTGAGAACAATATTCCGAGCTCCCGAAAGAACCCGCACTATGCAAAGTCCGACATTCGATGTTGTTGACGATGGATTATCACTAAGCGGTAAGTCAAAGCAGTTCTACACTGTAGGAACAGCGAAATCAGAAAAGGCGTTTATTGTTCCTGATAGCATTTACTCCTATCGCTGCAAACGGACAATCGGAAACACTCCGTTTGATTTATACATCAATGAGTACAACGAAAAGGAAGAACTCATAAACCGCACCAAGCACACGCTAGATGGTCAAAAGATGATTGAGGCAATCTCATTCACTCCGGCTCAATTAACGATGTGGGCGAGCTTAGAATTCGTCACACGCGATGATTCATTGTTTAATATTGCGGAAGAAATGTTCGTTCGAGGTAATCCTGTGGGCTGGAGCGAAGATGCAAACGATGTGAAGATTTATGCGCGAAACTTAGTGACGTTGTTAGACAACAGATTGACGGTAAAAATTACTGAAGTGTCGGATGATATTCACAATGCAGGCGTTGAAATCACTGCAAGGGAAGGCATAAGGGTGTACGGTAAGAATTTTTTAGTTCAAAACGAAGATAGAACAAAAGATATATTTAAAGTTGTCACAATTGATGGCGAAGAACAGGTATACATGTATGGCTCTATTCAATCGGAAGGCGGGAAAATTGCTTTCGATTCTGAAAATAAAGAAATTAGAATAGGCGAAGTGAAGCTAAAAAACTGGAATGCTAACGATACTTTAGGAATGTATGGGAGCCAATTCACATTAATTCTTGGTAAAAATGGTGGTCTATCTATAAATAAAAATATCGGCGGCACCGCTAGTGATTGGGTCATATATAAGAATTTCGATAACAATACAACAACAGGATATTTCGACGATTTACAGACGACATCTTTAAGGTCTGACACAATTAGAGCGAACAACGCTATCGACTTTGTAACAATGAGTAGATTGACAGTAACATCAAACTTGAATTCAAACACACTTACGGCAACAGGTGTTTATCCTTCGTCATTCGCAGGTTCTAAATGGATTGGAAACGGAAGCGCAAGATGGGAATATATTTACCTTCAAAATCAACCCAATGTCGCATCTGATAAAAGATATAAGAGAAACATTGCTCCAATTGATCCATTACTTCTTGACTGCTTCGAGGATGTACAAGAAATGTCGTTTGAGACAATTCATGACGACAAGTTCAGTGTTGGATATATAGGTCAGGATGTCGAAAGAGCATTGTTTAAGTATTGCTCAATAGTTTGGGGATACCATGACGCGAATGAGTGGATGAAGAAATTCAAGATGCTTCAAAAAGACGAGAGTTACTTGTCATTGCTTTATGCAGAAATTAAGGTAATTCGCATTGCTGTTGTAGATAGACGTAGCAAACGTCTAGAAGAAGAGAACAGACATATGAGAGAGCAGTTAGAAAACCATGAAGCAAGGATGACTAGACTCGAAAAGCTACTATTAGATAAGGAGGAGATTTAA